A region from the Aegilops tauschii subsp. strangulata cultivar AL8/78 chromosome 5, Aet v6.0, whole genome shotgun sequence genome encodes:
- the LOC109764884 gene encoding tricetin 3',4',5'-O-trimethyltransferase, which produces MGSTAVEKVAVATGDEEACMYAVKLAAASILPMTLKNAIELGMLEILVGAGGKMLSPSEVAAQLPSKANPEAPVMVDRMLRLLASNNVVSCEVEEGKDGLLARRYGPAPVCKWLTPNEDGASMAGLLLMTHDKVTMESWYYLKDVALEGGQPFHRAHGMTAYEYNSTDPRANCLFNEAMLNHSTIITKKLLEFYRGFDNVETLVDVAGGVGATAHAITSKYPHIKGVNFDLPHVISEAPPYPGVQHIAGDMFKKVPSGDAILLKWILHNWTDDYCMTLLRNCYDALPMNGKVVIVEGILPVKPDAMPSTQTMFQVDMMMLLHTAGGKERELSEFEELAKGAGFSTVKTSYIYSTAWVIEFVK; this is translated from the exons ATGGGCTCCACTGCCGTGGAGAAGGTCGCTGTCGCCACTGGCGACGAGGAGGCGTGCATGTACGCGGTGAAGCTTGCAGCGGCATCTATCCTTCCAATGACCCTCAAGAACGCCATCGAGCTGGGCATGCTCGAGATCCTCGTGGGTGCCGGCGGGAAGATGTTGTCACCTTCAGAGGTGGCAGCGCAGCTTCCGTCGAAGGCCAACCCGGAGGCACCGGTTATGGTGGACCGCATGCTGCGGCTGCTGGCATCGAACAACGTCGTGTCATGCGAGGTGGAGGAAGGTAAGGACGGCCTCCTCGCCCGTCGATACGGCCCCGCGCCCGTGTGTAAGTGGCTCACACCCAACGAGGACGGCGCATCCATGGCTGGGCTGCTCCTCATGACCCACGACAAGGTCACTATGGAGAGCTG GTATTATTTGAAGGACGTGGCCCTTGAAGGCGGCCAACCATTCCACAGGGCGCACGGGATGACGGCGTACGAGTACAACAGCACAGACCCACGCGCTAACTGCTTGTTCAACGAGGCCATGCTTAACCACTCCACCATCATCACCAAGAAGCTCCTCGAGTTCTACAGGGGCTTCGACAACGTCGAGACCCTCGTGGATGTCGCCGGTGGCGTTGGTGCCACAGCCCACGCCATCACCTCAAAGTACCCGCACATCAAGGGGGTAAACTTCGATCTCCCGCATGTCATATCCGAGGCGCCGCCCTACCCTGGCGTGCAGCACATCGCCGGTGACATGTTCAAGAAGGTGCCCTCCGGCGATGCTATCCTCCTGAAGTGGATCCTCCACAACTGGACCGACGATTACTGTATGACTCTTCTGAGGAACTGCTACGATGCGTTGCCCATGAATGGCAAGGTGGTCATCGTGGAGGGCATCCTGCCGGTGAAACCAGATGCAATGCCCAGCACGCAGACGATGTTCCAGGTCGACATGATGATGCTGCTGCACACCGCAGGCGGCAAGGAGAGGGAACTGAGCGAATTTGAAGAGCTAGCGAAGGGCGCTGGGTTCAGCACAGTCAAGACCAGCTACATCTACAGCACCGCATGGGTCATTGAGTTCGTCAAATAG
- the LOC109764885 gene encoding tricetin 3',4',5'-O-trimethyltransferase produces MGSISDDEAACIYAMQLAAAAVLPMTLKNAIELGMIEILVGAGGKMLSPSEVAAQLPSTANAEAPAIVDRMLRLLASHNVVSCEVEEGKDGRLARRYGTAPVCKWLSPDEDGVSLAPMVLLNDKVMLESWYHLKDTVLNGGLPFEKAYGMTAFDYQGTDPRFNRVFNEAMKTHSMIITKKLLEFYKGFDGVGTLVDVGGGVGATIHTILCRYPSIEGVNFDLPHVISEAPSFAGVHHIGGDMFKKVPSGDAILMKWILHDWNDEHCTTLLSNCYDALPAHGKVVIVEYILPVKPDETATAQRSFEADMIMLTHTPGGKERYLREYEELARSAGFASVKATYVYSNIWVIELNK; encoded by the exons ATGGGTTCTATCTCCGACGACGAGGCGGCTTGCATCTACGCGATGCAGCTGGCAGCGGCAGCTGTCTTGCCGATGACGCTCAAGAACGCCATCGAGCTGGGCATGATCGAGATCCTCGTTGGCGCTGGCGGGAAGATGCTTTCGCCGTCTGAGGTGGCCGCCCAGCTGCCGTCGACGGCCAACGCGGAAGCACCGGCCATCGTCGACCGCATGCTGCGGCTGCTGGCATCGCACAACGTTGTGTCGTGCGAGGTGGAGGAAGGTAAGGACGGCCGCCTCGCACGCCGGTACGGCACCGCGCCGGTGTGCAAGTGGCTCAGCCCCGACGAGGACGGCGTGTCCTTGGCCCCGATGGTCCTCTTGAACGACAAGGTCATGCTGGAGAGCTG GTACCATTTGAAGGACACTGTCCTTAACGGTGGCCTGCCATTCGAAAAAGCGTACGGAATGACAGCGTTTGATTACCAAGGAACGGACCCGCGCTTTAATCGCGTCTTCAATGAGGCCATGAAGACCCACTCCATGATCATCACCAAGAAGCTCCTGGAGTTCTACAAGGGCTTCGATGGTGTGGGCACCCTCGTGGACGTCGGTGGCGGTGTGGGCGCCACCATCCACACCATCCTTTGCAGGTACCCAAGCATCGAGGGGGTCAACTTCGACCTCCCTCACGTCATCTCCGAGGCACCATCCTTTGCAGGTGTGCACCACATAGGTGGTGACATGTTCAAGAAGGTTCCCTCTGGGGACGCAATCCTCATGAAGTGGATACTCCACGACTGGAACGATGAGCATTGCACGACGCTGCTGAGCAACTGCTACGATGCACTACCCGCGCATGGCAAGGTGGTCATAGTGGAATACATCCTGCCAGTGAAGCCCGACGAAACGGCCACAGCACAGAGGTCCTTCGAAGCCGACATGATTATGCTCACACACACACCCGGCGGCAAGGAGAGGTACCTGAGGGAGTACGAAGAGCTCGCCAGGAGCGCCGGGTTTGCCAGCGTCAAGGCCACCTACGTCTACAGCAACATATGGGTCATTGAGTTGAACAAATAG